One Chitinophagaceae bacterium C216 genomic window carries:
- the COQ5_3 gene encoding 2-methoxy-6-polyprenyl-1,4-benzoquinol methylase, mitochondrial yields the protein MKDNFSSVADLYAQYRPSYPQKLFDFLYSIVRCHNNAWDVGTGNGQVAFELSKSFHQVMATDISQAQIDKALKVPNILYSVQPAEETNFPDDIFNLITVAQAIHWFDFERFYKEVVRVSKPDAVLCAIGYGVLRFHHPIDEVIQVFYKEIVGPYWDSERKYIDEAYKTIPFPFEEISSPELTISYNWTFAQLIGYFNTWSAVKHYMHDKQENPVDIIKPELHRYWGDAPALTVHFPVFMRTGVVQK from the coding sequence TCTTATCCTCAAAAATTGTTCGATTTTCTTTATTCAATCGTGCGATGTCATAATAATGCCTGGGATGTAGGCACCGGCAATGGTCAGGTAGCTTTTGAACTCTCCAAAAGTTTTCATCAAGTAATGGCTACTGATATTAGTCAAGCACAAATTGATAAAGCACTTAAAGTACCTAATATTCTCTATTCTGTTCAACCTGCGGAAGAGACCAACTTTCCTGATGATATATTTAATCTGATTACAGTAGCGCAAGCCATTCACTGGTTCGATTTTGAACGCTTTTACAAGGAAGTGGTTCGTGTATCTAAGCCAGATGCGGTGTTGTGTGCGATTGGGTATGGCGTGTTACGATTTCATCATCCTATAGATGAGGTTATTCAAGTATTTTATAAGGAGATTGTGGGGCCATATTGGGACTCGGAAAGAAAATATATTGATGAGGCTTACAAGACAATACCTTTCCCGTTTGAGGAGATATCTTCTCCTGAGCTGACAATATCTTATAATTGGACCTTTGCACAACTCATCGGTTATTTCAATACCTGGTCTGCTGTAAAGCATTATATGCATGATAAACAGGAAAATCCTGTAGATATTATTAAGCCTGAACTGCACCGCTATTGGGGCGATGCACCTGCTCTTACAGTTCACTTTCCTGTGTTTATGCGTACAGGGGTGGTGCAAAAATGA